From one Thalassobaculum sp. OXR-137 genomic stretch:
- a CDS encoding urease accessory protein UreE — protein MTRATEHARAGHWPAEEAKAAVTLDFDARFRRRMMLTTDAGEEVLLDLAKPVAMAGGDGLKLDDGGWLKVEAAPEELVEVRASSPHALLRLAWHLGNRHLPAEIHADAILIRPDHVIEDMLKGLGADIARVTQPFQPEGGAYGDPASPGGHHHHDHDHGHDHGHDHGHDHGHSHDHGHDHSHGPGHHHHHTHGH, from the coding sequence ATGACCCGCGCCACCGAACATGCCCGGGCCGGGCACTGGCCCGCCGAGGAGGCGAAGGCCGCCGTCACCCTCGATTTCGACGCACGGTTCCGGCGCCGGATGATGCTGACCACCGATGCCGGCGAGGAGGTCCTGCTCGACCTGGCCAAGCCGGTGGCCATGGCCGGCGGCGACGGGCTGAAGCTCGACGACGGCGGCTGGCTCAAGGTGGAGGCCGCACCCGAAGAGTTGGTGGAGGTGCGGGCGAGCTCGCCCCACGCCCTGCTCCGGCTGGCCTGGCACCTGGGCAATCGCCACCTGCCGGCGGAGATCCATGCCGACGCGATCCTGATTCGCCCCGACCATGTGATCGAGGACATGCTGAAGGGGCTCGGCGCCGACATCGCCCGCGTCACCCAGCCGTTCCAGCCCGAGGGCGGCGCCTATGGCGATCCCGCCAGCCCCGGCGGCCACCATCACCACGATCACGACCATGGGCACGACCATGGGCACGACCATGGGCATGACCACGGTCACAGCCACGATCACGGGCATGACCACAGTCACGGCCCCGGGCATCACCACCACCATACCCATGGACACTGA
- a CDS encoding urease accessory protein UreF, translating into MTTVTAPGITTTIPMDTDGLLKLAAWTSPSFPIGAFAYSHGLEWAVEAGLVTDAASLNAWAARLLEHGAPRQDAILLARAYRQLDDEAALLETAELAAALKGTAELAQETVVQGGAFLRTVRAAWPQPRLDALAAVFARDRLELALPVAVGICAAAHGIDLPSTLRFFLHGVAANTVSAAIRLSMIGQTDGQRVTATLEPVILSTASQAEAADPDALWSSVPMVDWCSMRHETQHTRLFRS; encoded by the coding sequence ATGACCACAGTCACGGCCCCGGGCATCACCACCACCATACCCATGGACACTGACGGCCTGCTGAAACTGGCGGCCTGGACCTCGCCGTCCTTTCCGATCGGGGCCTTCGCCTACAGCCACGGGCTGGAATGGGCGGTGGAGGCGGGTCTGGTCACCGACGCGGCGAGCCTGAACGCCTGGGCCGCCCGTCTGCTGGAACACGGCGCCCCGCGCCAGGACGCGATCCTGCTCGCCCGCGCCTATCGCCAGCTCGACGACGAGGCGGCGCTGCTGGAAACGGCGGAGCTGGCCGCCGCCCTGAAGGGCACCGCGGAGCTGGCCCAGGAGACGGTGGTCCAGGGCGGCGCCTTCCTGCGCACGGTCCGGGCCGCCTGGCCGCAGCCCCGGCTGGATGCGCTGGCGGCGGTCTTCGCCCGCGACAGGCTCGAGCTCGCCCTGCCGGTGGCAGTCGGGATCTGCGCCGCCGCTCATGGCATCGACCTACCCTCCACCCTGCGCTTCTTCCTGCACGGGGTGGCGGCCAACACGGTCTCCGCCGCGATCCGCCTGTCGATGATCGGCCAGACCGACGGTCAGCGGGTCACGGCGACGCTGGAACCGGTTATTCTCTCCACCGCGTCGCAGGCGGAAGCCGCCGACCCCGACGCGCTCTGGTCTTCCGTCCCGATGGTCGACTGGTGTTCCATGCGACACGAAACCCAGCACACGAGGTTGTTCCGGTCATGA
- the ureG gene encoding urease accessory protein UreG: MSTAFDMSPHGPFRVGIGGPVGSGKTALVEALCKAMRDVNDLVVVTNDIYTDEDRRILVRAQALEEERIMGVETGGCPHTAIREDASINLAAVERMAGLFPSAQICFIESGGDNLAATFSPELADITIYVIDVAAGEKIPRKGGPGITRSDLLIINKIDLAPLVGADLSVMEVDAKRMRGDRPFLFTNLKDGTGVPEIVAFIRRHGGLM, from the coding sequence ATGAGCACGGCGTTCGATATGTCCCCCCACGGTCCCTTCCGCGTCGGCATCGGCGGGCCGGTCGGCTCCGGCAAGACCGCGCTCGTGGAAGCGCTGTGCAAGGCGATGCGCGACGTGAACGACCTGGTCGTCGTGACCAACGACATCTACACCGACGAGGACCGCCGCATCCTGGTCCGCGCCCAGGCGCTGGAGGAGGAGCGGATCATGGGGGTGGAGACGGGCGGCTGCCCGCACACCGCCATCCGCGAGGACGCCTCCATCAACCTCGCCGCGGTCGAACGCATGGCCGGCCTGTTCCCCTCGGCCCAGATCTGCTTCATCGAGAGCGGCGGCGACAACCTGGCCGCCACCTTCAGCCCCGAGCTGGCCGACATCACGATCTACGTCATCGACGTGGCCGCCGGCGAGAAGATCCCGCGCAAGGGCGGTCCCGGCATTACCCGATCCGACCTGCTGATCATCAACAAGATCGATCTCGCCCCGCTGGTCGGTGCCGACCTGTCGGTGATGGAGGTGGATGCGAAGCGGATGCGCGGCGACCGGCCGTTCCTGTTCACCAACCTGAAGGACGGCACCGGCGTGCCCGAAATCGTCGCCTTCATCCGGCGCCATGGCGGGCTGATGTAG